Proteins from one Synechococcus sp. MU1643 genomic window:
- the dcd gene encoding dCTP deaminase has translation MLKCDRWITEQAGQGMIEPFQSGLVRHLEPEQKLRPVLSFGCSSYGYDLRLSPQEFLIFRHVPGTVMNPKRFNPANLEPTPLHEDEDGRYFILPAHSYGLGVALEKLRVPPNITVICLGKSTYARLGIIVNTTPAEASWEGHLTLEFSNSSGADCRIYADEGICQLLFFEGDPCSTTYSDRQGKYQYQPERVTLAKV, from the coding sequence ATGCTCAAGTGCGATCGCTGGATCACTGAACAGGCCGGGCAGGGAATGATCGAGCCATTCCAGAGTGGTTTGGTCCGTCACCTTGAGCCGGAGCAGAAGCTGCGACCGGTACTCAGTTTCGGTTGCTCGTCCTACGGCTACGACCTGCGCCTGTCTCCTCAGGAATTTCTGATCTTCCGGCATGTTCCTGGCACGGTGATGAACCCCAAGCGGTTCAACCCTGCCAACCTCGAGCCCACCCCTCTTCATGAGGATGAAGACGGGCGCTACTTCATCCTTCCGGCACATTCTTACGGCCTCGGTGTGGCGTTGGAGAAGCTGCGTGTTCCTCCCAACATCACCGTGATCTGTTTGGGCAAGAGCACCTATGCCCGCCTTGGAATCATCGTGAACACCACCCCAGCTGAAGCGAGCTGGGAGGGTCACCTCACCCTTGAATTCAGCAACAGTTCCGGCGCTGACTGCCGGATCTATGCCGATGAAGGTATCTGTCAGCTGCTGTTTTTCGAGGGTGATCCCTGCTCGACCACCTACAGCGATCGACAAGGCAAGTACCAGTATCAGCCCGAGAGAGTGACGCTAGCCAAGGTCTAG
- a CDS encoding cob(I)yrinic acid a,c-diamide adenosyltransferase, producing the protein MTTSLADPQAFQNSLERDQQALQRAGLRPLPPLSDPPPLHLVAPEGQLQVHTAPYRGSFANVLSQAMRAAGLGSRVLISQFLKGGVHQGPAGRVKLCGRLVWLRPEVPLCLSSPGYPGGAEAVANVWCICRQHLIQGDLDQLVLDEIGLAVAFGYLDEADVISALEQRPASMDVIITGPAIPSAVVEMADQVTELRRGF; encoded by the coding sequence ATGACCACAAGCCTCGCTGACCCCCAAGCCTTCCAGAACTCCCTGGAGCGGGATCAGCAGGCTTTGCAGCGGGCGGGCCTAAGGCCCTTGCCTCCTCTCTCTGATCCGCCACCCCTACATCTGGTGGCTCCAGAAGGGCAGCTGCAAGTGCATACAGCGCCCTACCGAGGCAGCTTCGCCAATGTTCTGAGTCAAGCCATGCGAGCTGCCGGCTTGGGTAGTCGTGTTCTGATCAGTCAGTTCCTCAAAGGGGGCGTTCATCAGGGACCGGCCGGACGAGTTAAGCTCTGTGGAAGGCTTGTCTGGCTGCGGCCTGAAGTGCCTCTCTGCCTTTCCTCGCCTGGCTATCCCGGTGGCGCGGAGGCTGTGGCTAACGTTTGGTGCATCTGCCGCCAGCATCTGATCCAGGGAGATCTCGACCAGCTGGTCTTGGATGAAATTGGCCTTGCAGTGGCCTTCGGATACCTTGATGAAGCGGACGTCATTTCAGCCCTTGAGCAGCGGCCCGCTTCGATGGATGTGATCATCACTGGACCTGCAATCCCCTCCGCTGTGGTGGAGATGGCAGATCAAGTCACGGAGTTGCGCCGAGGTTTCTGA
- the rph gene encoding ribonuclease PH — protein MSHSPEHRADGRRPQQLRPFSVTWNPMGFALSSLVVHTGRTAVLCSVCLEDKVPRWRKGEGLGWLSAEYRLLPGSTPQRQSRELMKLSGRTQEIQRLIGRSLRAVIDMERLGERTLLIDCDVIQADAGTRTASITGAWLALEQACRSLVEQGVLEQSPLVDQVAAVSVGLVGGQSLLDLDYSEDSRAEVDLNVVQAGDGRLLEIQGTAEGAPFSRSQLNELLDLAEPGLSSLMQAQRQAFNDHSSVT, from the coding sequence ATGAGCCACTCCCCTGAACACCGCGCTGATGGCCGTCGCCCGCAGCAGTTGCGACCGTTCTCGGTGACCTGGAATCCCATGGGGTTTGCCTTGAGCTCCCTTGTGGTTCACACCGGCCGAACCGCTGTGCTCTGCAGCGTCTGCTTGGAGGACAAGGTTCCCCGCTGGCGCAAGGGAGAAGGGTTGGGATGGCTCAGCGCCGAATACCGGCTGCTGCCCGGATCCACCCCACAACGGCAATCACGGGAGCTGATGAAACTCTCGGGTCGCACCCAGGAGATTCAGCGATTGATCGGCCGGAGCCTGCGCGCCGTGATCGATATGGAGCGCCTTGGTGAACGCACCTTGCTGATCGACTGCGACGTAATCCAAGCGGACGCCGGCACCCGGACGGCCTCGATCACCGGGGCTTGGCTCGCCCTGGAGCAGGCCTGCCGATCACTGGTGGAACAAGGAGTCCTGGAGCAATCACCCCTGGTCGACCAGGTGGCGGCCGTGTCCGTCGGCTTGGTGGGTGGCCAGTCCTTACTGGATCTGGACTACAGCGAAGACAGCCGAGCTGAGGTGGACCTGAATGTTGTGCAGGCCGGCGATGGACGTCTGTTGGAAATCCAAGGAACTGCTGAGGGAGCGCCCTTCAGCCGCAGCCAACTCAATGAGCTGCTGGATTTAGCCGAGCCGGGATTATCGTCCCTGATGCAGGCGCAACGTCAGGCCTTCAACGATCACAGCAGCGTTACGTAA
- the ntcA gene encoding global nitrogen regulator NtcA — protein sequence MTGSRGFSRYAPQMVAPTTRAEPANRSLLEIIRDLDGASSELVDRNKTIFFPGDPAERVYLIRRGAVRLSRVYESGEEITVALLRENSLFGVLSLLTGQRSDRFYHAVAFTRVEMVTAPATSVKAAIEADTSVGLRLLQGLSSRILQTETMIETLTHRDMSSRLVSFLLVLCRDFGVADELGITIDLRLSHQAIAEAIGSTRVTITRLLGDLRQSGLVQIDRKKITVLDPIALAKRFS from the coding sequence ATGACAGGTAGCCGAGGTTTCAGCCGATACGCCCCACAGATGGTGGCTCCAACTACCAGGGCAGAACCTGCCAACCGTTCTCTCCTGGAGATCATCCGGGATCTCGATGGCGCCAGCAGTGAACTAGTGGACCGCAACAAGACTATCTTCTTCCCCGGAGATCCCGCAGAACGGGTGTATCTGATCCGCCGGGGAGCCGTGCGTCTATCCCGCGTCTACGAATCGGGGGAAGAAATCACCGTGGCCTTGCTTCGCGAAAACAGCCTATTCGGAGTGCTGTCGCTGCTGACCGGACAAAGATCCGATCGTTTTTACCATGCTGTGGCCTTCACTCGGGTTGAAATGGTGACGGCGCCGGCGACCTCCGTGAAGGCCGCCATTGAAGCCGACACCAGCGTTGGGCTGCGCTTGCTGCAGGGTCTTTCCAGCCGAATTCTGCAGACCGAAACGATGATTGAAACCCTGACCCACAGGGACATGTCGTCCCGGCTGGTGAGCTTCTTGCTTGTGCTATGCAGGGATTTCGGAGTAGCGGATGAGCTGGGCATCACCATCGACCTGCGTCTATCTCATCAAGCCATTGCCGAAGCAATTGGCTCAACACGCGTCACAATCACACGTCTGCTGGGAGACTTGCGTCAATCCGGTCTGGTTCAGATTGACCGCAAGAAAATCACCGTTCTGGATCCAATCGCACTGGCAAAACGTTTCAGCTAG